One Echinicola strongylocentroti DNA window includes the following coding sequences:
- a CDS encoding nuclear transport factor 2 family protein, producing the protein MKKWWSLVLLLFALSVNGSAQSQNSIKLVNAVQELTQLMINPDEAKLERITHKKLSYGHSSGRIEDQATFIGSLLTGESDFETINLNDQSYEVVDNIGIARHILVAKTNDNGNPGNVKIGVMMIWRDSGDSWELLARQAYKLPTP; encoded by the coding sequence ATGAAAAAATGGTGGTCACTCGTCCTGTTGCTTTTTGCCCTTTCCGTAAATGGAAGTGCTCAGTCCCAAAATTCAATTAAACTTGTCAATGCCGTCCAAGAGCTCACCCAGCTGATGATCAATCCAGATGAAGCCAAGTTAGAAAGGATTACACACAAGAAACTTTCCTATGGCCATTCAAGTGGACGAATTGAAGACCAAGCAACTTTTATTGGTTCACTGCTAACAGGGGAGTCTGATTTTGAAACCATCAACCTGAACGACCAATCCTATGAAGTAGTGGACAATATCGGAATCGCACGCCATATCCTTGTAGCAAAAACCAATGATAACGGCAACCCAGGCAATGTCAAGATAGGCGTCATGATGATATGGAGGGACAGTGGGGATTCTTGGGAATTACTGGCAAGGCAGGCCTACAAGCTTCCAACACCATAA
- a CDS encoding vWA domain-containing protein: protein MNANSIIEWFSWSWFLPETFRTYEWKNPWVLHLLWIVPLILLIRKFTKFLKNPSLELSLPGKVSNSNPWTYLRLVPTLFFMLALGMVIIALARPQRSNEKVEQSTEGIDIMLVMDISESMDLQDFEPNRLEAAKSTAIDFINGRFGDRIGMVIFAGEAFSLAPLTTDYELLTDLIDDISFDMMDAKGTAIGSAVATATNRMRESDSKSKVMVLLSDGDNNAGNVDPVFAAELAEAMDIKIYTIAVGKDGMVPYGTDFFGRPQMVESYLNETTLRDLARIGKGQFFRASDDKALENIFEQIDQLEKAEILESRYKETQDFYRPYLFLGIIFFFIWLGLKSTFVNNFLLD, encoded by the coding sequence ATGAACGCAAATAGTATCATCGAGTGGTTTTCATGGAGTTGGTTTTTACCGGAAACCTTCCGCACCTACGAATGGAAAAACCCATGGGTGCTACACCTGTTATGGATTGTCCCATTGATCCTACTGATAAGGAAGTTTACCAAATTCCTTAAAAACCCATCCCTAGAACTATCCCTGCCTGGAAAAGTCTCCAACAGCAACCCGTGGACCTATTTGCGGCTTGTGCCTACCTTGTTTTTCATGTTGGCATTAGGAATGGTGATCATCGCGCTGGCGCGGCCCCAGCGCTCCAATGAAAAAGTGGAACAATCCACAGAGGGCATCGATATCATGTTGGTCATGGACATCTCTGAATCCATGGACTTGCAGGACTTCGAACCCAACAGGCTAGAAGCCGCCAAATCCACCGCCATTGACTTTATCAATGGCCGCTTTGGTGACCGGATCGGTATGGTGATCTTTGCAGGCGAAGCATTTTCGCTGGCACCGCTGACCACTGACTATGAACTGCTCACCGATCTTATTGACGATATTTCCTTCGACATGATGGACGCCAAAGGTACCGCTATCGGCAGTGCCGTCGCCACTGCTACTAACCGTATGCGGGAATCCGACTCCAAGTCCAAGGTAATGGTCCTCCTCAGTGACGGGGACAATAATGCCGGGAATGTCGACCCAGTGTTTGCAGCAGAGCTGGCAGAAGCCATGGACATTAAAATCTACACCATTGCTGTGGGAAAAGATGGTATGGTTCCTTATGGCACTGATTTCTTCGGAAGGCCACAAATGGTAGAATCCTACCTGAATGAGACTACCCTGAGGGACTTGGCAAGGATCGGAAAAGGGCAGTTTTTCAGGGCTTCAGATGACAAGGCCCTAGAGAACATCTTCGAACAGATCGATCAATTGGAAAAAGCCGAAATCCTGGAATCCCGCTACAAGGAA
- a CDS encoding DUF4296 domain-containing protein, with amino-acid sequence MKKAIFFFVFVIGVVSCSDDKAPKYLLSEDEMVGIMVDIHMAEGMASSLPVSYDSSKKLYPLFESRVFEEHQVADTTYTKSLEYYLRDTEMMKELYSRVIDSLNVKEKIGQEDDK; translated from the coding sequence GTGAAAAAGGCAATATTCTTCTTCGTTTTTGTGATTGGGGTCGTTTCATGTAGTGATGACAAGGCCCCTAAATACCTGCTGTCCGAGGATGAGATGGTGGGGATAATGGTCGATATCCACATGGCTGAAGGCATGGCCAGTTCATTGCCCGTTTCCTATGACTCCTCCAAAAAATTGTACCCGCTTTTTGAAAGCCGTGTTTTTGAAGAGCATCAAGTGGCCGACACCACTTACACAAAGAGTCTGGAGTATTATTTGAGGGATACCGAAATGATGAAGGAACTGTATAGCCGCGTGATTGATTCACTGAATGTGAAGGAGAAAATCGGACAGGAAGATGATAAATGA
- a CDS encoding DUF58 domain-containing protein: MNQLLKKLRKYEIMIRKVANNHLQGDYQSIFKGSGLEFDDLRPYQYGDDIRTIEWKVSAKGHGTFVKTFREDKDQSVYFLLDISGSQDIGDERRKKIDLGKEIAGVLTLAAIHEGSQVGLISFSDQKEKIILPGKGPRQGVKVIRGIFNHENKSLKTDLNEMFSFALNLIKKRSIIIIISDFIDENYQRSLKAMGEKHDVVAIQVTDPRESALPALGIIPVFDKEEGKTTWVNTAFGSFSRKISETFSAERDTLKELCKKNQINYLPIDTHEDIVLPLIELFRYRNKSMKRG; encoded by the coding sequence ATGAATCAACTGCTGAAAAAACTCAGGAAATACGAAATAATGATCCGGAAAGTGGCCAACAACCACCTTCAAGGGGATTATCAGTCTATATTTAAAGGTTCAGGCCTAGAATTTGACGACCTTAGGCCCTATCAGTATGGGGATGATATCCGCACGATCGAGTGGAAAGTGTCCGCCAAAGGCCATGGAACATTCGTAAAAACATTCCGAGAAGATAAAGATCAGTCGGTTTATTTTCTTTTGGATATCTCCGGATCCCAGGACATCGGTGATGAGCGCCGCAAAAAAATCGACTTGGGCAAAGAAATTGCAGGTGTACTTACCCTGGCGGCCATTCACGAAGGCAGTCAAGTAGGGCTCATTTCCTTTTCTGACCAAAAAGAAAAGATAATCCTTCCCGGCAAAGGCCCTAGACAAGGAGTAAAGGTGATCAGGGGGATTTTTAACCACGAAAACAAATCACTGAAAACAGATCTCAATGAAATGTTTTCGTTTGCCCTCAACTTGATCAAAAAACGCAGCATTATCATCATCATCTCGGATTTTATTGATGAGAATTACCAGCGATCACTAAAAGCCATGGGCGAAAAACACGATGTGGTAGCCATCCAGGTGACCGATCCACGTGAGTCGGCATTGCCTGCACTGGGCATCATCCCCGTATTTGACAAGGAAGAAGGCAAGACCACTTGGGTCAACACTGCTTTTGGCAGCTTTTCACGTAAAATTTCCGAAACCTTTTCGGCAGAAAGAGATACATTAAAAGAACTATGCAAGAAAAACCAAATCAATTATCTTCCAATAGACACCCATGAGGATATCGTACTTCCTCTAATAGAATTGTTTAGGTATAGAAATAAATCCATGAAACGTGGGTAA
- a CDS encoding endonuclease MutS2, whose product MQYPDNLEAKINFDKIKEWIREECSSALGTAMVDKVGFSSDINLLNKLLDQTEEFRQILISGELFPSSNYLNIYPYLEKAKIEGTFLYEDDFHEIKLSLITLKECVDFFSRNQEEYPQLFQLIGMVALDNTLLRAIERVLNDKGKIKDNATRELGLIRGQIIYEENRLRKVLDRIFREAKGKGLTPDDASITIRGGRMVMPVLAENKRKIKGFVHDESATGQTVFLEPAEVLDINNELKELEYMERREVQKILMQLTDTLRPFIPELKSAYKFLGMVDFIRAKARLALKMDASKPTLQKEKIIEWYNARHPVLQHALKQQSRAIVPLNIHLDHNSRLLVISGPNAGGKSVTLKTVSLVQYMLQCGLLVPMDPHSKCTVFHHFFIDIGDEQNIENDLSTYSSHLMSMKYFTQFADKKTIFFIDEFGTGTEPQFGGAIAESILLALNKSGAYGIVTTHYGNLKQIAAKNQGMTNGAMRFDIDKLEPLYQLDIGKPGSSFALEIATKIGIQKDIISYAKAQIGDERVRYDKLLNKLESEKNKYEQLVLESQRKERLLTQRLKEYSELKETVDNNKKQLIQQAKLEAKAILDGANQKIEETIRSIKENKAEKEATKKLRKDLEQHKATVKPDKSIKPKMAEEIKVVGGAIEVGDYVRLKDNGAVAEVLAIRNKDVEISIGDLKSNVKLSRLEKVSRTAMKKEKKTIAARSTFDTTSKMQQYSPNLDLRGKRGEEILPIVQNFVDEGHMLGVKDLRIVHGKGDGILREITRNLLRDMPSVAKYEDEHPDRGGAGVTLVTLK is encoded by the coding sequence ATGCAATATCCGGATAATCTTGAAGCCAAGATTAATTTCGATAAAATAAAAGAGTGGATCAGGGAGGAGTGTAGCAGTGCGCTGGGAACAGCAATGGTGGATAAGGTGGGCTTTTCCAGTGATATAAACCTGCTAAACAAGCTATTGGACCAAACGGAAGAATTTCGCCAGATATTGATCTCTGGGGAGCTTTTCCCATCCTCCAATTACCTGAATATATATCCCTACCTTGAAAAGGCAAAAATAGAGGGGACGTTCTTGTATGAGGATGACTTTCACGAGATCAAGCTTTCTCTGATTACCCTCAAGGAGTGTGTCGATTTTTTTAGCAGAAATCAAGAAGAATATCCCCAATTGTTCCAGTTGATCGGAATGGTGGCACTCGACAATACCCTGTTACGGGCAATCGAACGGGTGCTGAACGATAAGGGCAAAATCAAGGACAATGCCACGCGGGAGCTCGGCCTGATCCGTGGACAGATCATCTATGAGGAAAATCGTCTAAGAAAAGTCTTGGACAGGATTTTCCGAGAAGCCAAGGGAAAGGGACTGACGCCCGATGACGCATCCATTACCATCCGCGGTGGGCGAATGGTCATGCCCGTTTTGGCCGAAAACAAACGAAAAATCAAAGGCTTTGTCCATGATGAATCGGCTACTGGGCAGACGGTATTTCTAGAACCTGCAGAGGTGCTGGATATCAATAATGAGCTGAAGGAGCTGGAGTACATGGAGCGTAGGGAGGTGCAGAAAATACTGATGCAGCTCACCGATACATTGAGACCATTTATTCCTGAACTGAAAAGTGCCTACAAATTTTTGGGCATGGTGGACTTTATCCGGGCCAAGGCACGACTGGCACTGAAGATGGATGCCAGCAAGCCCACTTTACAGAAGGAGAAAATCATCGAATGGTACAATGCCCGCCACCCTGTGCTCCAACATGCGCTAAAACAGCAGAGCCGGGCGATTGTTCCGCTAAACATTCATTTGGATCACAATAGTCGCTTACTGGTGATTTCTGGGCCCAATGCGGGCGGTAAATCCGTTACATTGAAAACGGTGTCATTGGTCCAGTATATGCTTCAGTGTGGCTTGTTGGTGCCCATGGATCCGCATTCAAAATGTACTGTTTTTCATCATTTCTTTATAGATATTGGGGATGAGCAGAATATCGAGAATGACCTGAGTACCTACAGCTCCCACTTGATGAGCATGAAGTATTTTACGCAGTTTGCCGATAAGAAAACCATTTTTTTTATCGATGAATTTGGCACAGGTACGGAGCCGCAGTTTGGGGGAGCGATAGCAGAATCCATTTTGCTGGCCCTGAATAAATCCGGTGCCTACGGGATCGTTACGACCCACTATGGTAACCTGAAGCAGATTGCAGCCAAAAACCAAGGCATGACCAATGGTGCGATGCGCTTTGATATTGATAAATTGGAGCCGCTCTACCAGTTGGACATTGGTAAGCCGGGGAGCTCATTTGCGCTGGAAATAGCCACTAAGATCGGTATTCAGAAGGATATCATCAGCTATGCCAAGGCACAGATCGGTGATGAGCGGGTTCGGTACGATAAACTCCTCAATAAGTTGGAATCTGAAAAAAACAAGTACGAGCAATTGGTGCTGGAATCACAGCGTAAGGAAAGGCTACTGACACAGCGGCTCAAAGAGTACAGTGAGCTAAAGGAAACCGTCGATAATAATAAAAAGCAGCTGATCCAGCAAGCCAAGCTGGAAGCCAAAGCGATCCTGGACGGAGCCAATCAAAAGATAGAGGAGACCATTCGCTCCATCAAGGAAAACAAAGCCGAAAAAGAGGCTACCAAAAAGCTTCGTAAGGACCTAGAGCAGCATAAGGCGACCGTAAAGCCGGATAAGTCCATCAAGCCAAAGATGGCGGAGGAAATAAAAGTGGTGGGCGGAGCCATAGAAGTAGGGGATTATGTGCGGTTAAAGGATAATGGAGCCGTAGCAGAAGTCTTGGCTATCCGAAATAAGGATGTGGAAATCAGCATCGGTGATCTGAAATCCAATGTCAAGCTCAGCAGGCTGGAAAAAGTCTCTAGGACGGCGATGAAAAAGGAAAAGAAGACGATCGCAGCAAGGTCTACTTTTGATACTACGTCTAAGATGCAGCAATATTCGCCTAATTTGGACCTGAGAGGAAAACGGGGGGAAGAAATCCTGCCCATAGTCCAGAATTTTGTGGACGAGGGCCATATGCTTGGTGTAAAAGACCTCAGGATCGTTCATGGCAAAGGCGACGGTATACTGCGCGAAATCACCAGAAACCTGTTACGGGATATGCCATCTGTAGCGAAGTATGAAGACGAGCACCCAGACCGCGGTGGTGCAGGGGTGACCTTGGTGACGTTAAAGTGA